From Parus major isolate Abel chromosome 1A, Parus_major1.1, whole genome shotgun sequence, the proteins below share one genomic window:
- the C1AH12orf73 gene encoding uncharacterized protein C12orf73 homolog yields the protein MPAGVPWPTYLRALAASMLAMFAGAEVVHRYYRPDLSIPEVPPKPGELKTELLGLKERSSEIQTSQQ from the exons ATGCCCGCCGGCGTGCCCTGGCCCACCTACCTGCGGGCGCTGGCGGCCAGCATGCTGGCCATGTTCGCGGGGGCCGAGGTCGTGCACAGGTACTACAGGCCTGACCTT aGCATACCTGAAGTACCTCCTAAGCCTGGAGaactgaaaacagaactgtTGGGTCTAAAAGAAAGATCAAGCGAAATTCAGACTtcacagcagtga